A genomic segment from candidate division TA06 bacterium encodes:
- a CDS encoding ParB/RepB/Spo0J family partition protein yields the protein MSAPKRGLGKGLSALIPAKTTKILPASHPEGLERFLKVGDIKPNRFQPRRSIKDESLAELAESIREKGVIEPVIVRRSGTGYELIAGERRFRAVQKLGLPEIPAIIRQATDQEALELALIENIQRENLNPVDEAKGYERLQKEFTLTQEALAKKVGKERSTVANSLRLLTLPAEVQKLLEEEKLSAGHARAILTAVGAARQSALAREIIAKGLSVRETEAKARGEAGKQTPGPVPAKNKNLDQHLSNIQNEMQRALGTKVRLVPKGKAQGKIEIEYYSAEDFERIMERLKIKV from the coding sequence ATGTCTGCACCCAAACGCGGGCTGGGCAAGGGGCTTTCGGCCCTGATCCCGGCCAAAACAACAAAAATATTACCGGCCAGCCATCCCGAAGGCCTGGAGCGGTTCCTCAAGGTCGGCGACATCAAGCCCAACCGCTTTCAGCCCCGCCGCAGCATCAAGGACGAATCGCTGGCGGAGCTGGCCGAGTCCATCCGGGAGAAGGGCGTGATCGAGCCGGTGATAGTCCGGCGGAGCGGGACCGGCTACGAGCTGATCGCCGGCGAGCGCCGCTTTAGGGCGGTGCAAAAGCTGGGATTACCTGAAATCCCGGCCATCATCCGCCAGGCCACCGACCAGGAGGCCTTGGAGCTGGCGCTGATAGAGAATATCCAGCGCGAGAACCTGAATCCCGTGGACGAGGCCAAGGGCTACGAACGGCTGCAGAAGGAATTCACCCTGACCCAGGAGGCCCTGGCTAAAAAGGTGGGCAAGGAGCGTTCCACCGTGGCCAACAGCTTAAGGCTTTTGACCCTGCCGGCCGAGGTCCAAAAATTGCTGGAGGAAGAAAAGCTTTCCGCCGGCCATGCCCGGGCCATATTGACGGCGGTCGGGGCGGCCAGACAGTCGGCCCTGGCCAGGGAGATAATCGCCAAGGGGCTTTCGGTGCGGGAGACCGAGGCCAAGGCCAGGGGCGAGGCAGGAAAGCAGACGCCCGGGCCGGTTCCCGCCAAGAACAAAAACCTGGACCAGCACCTGTCCAACATCCAGAACGAGATGCAACGGGCGCTGGGGACCAAGGTCCGATTAGTGCCCAAGGGCAAAGCCCAGGGGAAGATAGAGATTGAGTATTACTCGGCCGAGGATTTTGAAAGGATAATGGAGAGGCTGAAGATAAAGGTATAA
- a CDS encoding ParA family protein — protein MTKIIAVANQKGGVGKTTTAINLAASLAVLEKTTLLVDLDPQANATSGLGQDKSQVERGIYDALMEEIPLAGIILPTALPKLMLAPSQIDLAGAEVEMVERQGREFLLKPLVEAAAEKFQYIVIDCPPSLGLLTINALTAAHSVLIPLQAEYYALEGLGQLMNTFDLVKEGLNPALELEGILLTMFDSRLNLAQQVADELHKHFPEKVYKAVINRSVRLAEAPSHGKPIILYDVNSQGAQGYLSLAREIVKAEKTKEHR, from the coding sequence ATGACAAAAATAATAGCCGTAGCCAACCAAAAGGGCGGGGTGGGAAAGACCACCACCGCCATCAATCTGGCCGCCAGCCTGGCGGTGCTGGAGAAGACCACCCTGCTGGTGGACCTGGATCCCCAGGCCAACGCCACCAGCGGGCTGGGCCAGGACAAATCACAGGTGGAGCGGGGCATCTACGACGCGCTGATGGAGGAGATCCCGCTGGCCGGGATCATCCTGCCGACCGCTTTGCCCAAACTTATGCTGGCCCCCTCTCAGATAGACCTGGCCGGGGCCGAGGTAGAGATGGTGGAGCGCCAGGGCCGGGAGTTCCTGCTTAAGCCTTTGGTGGAAGCGGCGGCCGAAAAGTTTCAGTACATAGTAATTGACTGCCCGCCCAGCCTGGGCCTGCTGACCATCAACGCGCTGACGGCGGCCCACAGCGTGCTGATCCCGCTCCAAGCCGAGTACTACGCGCTGGAGGGGCTGGGCCAGCTGATGAACACCTTTGACCTGGTGAAAGAGGGACTCAACCCGGCGCTGGAACTGGAGGGGATCCTTCTGACCATGTTCGACAGCCGGCTGAATCTGGCCCAGCAGGTGGCCGACGAACTGCACAAGCACTTTCCGGAGAAGGTCTACAAGGCCGTGATCAACCGCAGTGTGCGGCTGGCCGAGGCCCCGTCCCACGGCAAACCGATCATCCTTTACGACGTCAACTCCCAGGGGGCGCAGGGATACTTGAGCCTGGCCCGGGAGATAGTGAAAGCCGAAAAAACAAAGGAACATAGATAA
- a CDS encoding AMP-binding protein, translating into MYIKDYNKTALIYQRREISYAQTIAAVKTLAAGYQLKKGERAAIFSENRPEWVYALFSVWEKSGIAVPIDYLSPADEVGYILNDCRPEIVFCSAKTKDVLNAAVSELKDGYRPKISIFEEPPKSGSAPVQEPVSYDVHDTAIIIYTSGTTGSPKGVMLTHDNLHSNIEAVVDGAKIYSARDRLLAILPFHHIFPLMGNIMAPLSCGGTLVILEKISSEDILNAFKEYKITIVIGVPRLYRLFHKGLVDKINASPAAKILLKISRSLKSLAFSRLVFKKAQQAFGGSITYFVSGGAKLDEQVGGDLYAMGFEILEGFGMTEAAPMITFTRPGQVKIGSPGTPTTQTEVRIEGGEVLARGRNIMKGYYNKPEETAAILKNGWLHTGDQGYLDGKDRLYITGRKKEIIVLSNGKNINPEEIENRILSISPLIKEIGVYPKDEKLGAVIHPDLLAVKKEQVVNLRETIKWLVLDKFNLTVPSYKKIHHFTLVTSELPKTRLGKLKRFLLPQMDQKTAETHQAKPDPDTDEYRALKKYLEKALDQKVWPEQHLEYDLGLDSLGKIELDLFLEKTFGLKLEDEESVAHHTVEGLSRVIAEKRSQGSAEVSDWHSTLQEKVDFELPSSIGLIRFLKIATTPLFCLYFRLSGIGQDRLPPAPFILAPNHQSFLDGLFLSIFLPNQVLENTYFLTAGKHVQTPFARFSARHSNMLVMDINRDLKKTLQQAAAAIRAGKNLAIFPEGARSRDGNLQEFKKTFAILSKELQVPVVPVAVSGAYAAFPIGRKIPKSGKITLKFLPPIYPGEMDYQQIADKTREVIAGNL; encoded by the coding sequence TTGTACATCAAAGATTACAATAAAACAGCCCTGATCTACCAGAGACGGGAGATATCCTACGCCCAAACCATAGCCGCGGTCAAAACCCTTGCCGCCGGGTACCAGTTGAAAAAAGGCGAGCGGGCGGCCATCTTTTCCGAGAACCGCCCGGAGTGGGTCTATGCGCTGTTCTCGGTCTGGGAGAAAAGCGGGATCGCGGTCCCCATCGACTATCTGTCCCCGGCCGACGAGGTGGGCTATATCCTTAACGACTGCCGCCCGGAGATAGTTTTTTGTTCCGCCAAAACCAAAGATGTCCTTAATGCCGCTGTCTCTGAACTGAAGGACGGATACCGTCCCAAGATATCCATTTTCGAGGAACCGCCCAAGTCCGGGTCAGCCCCGGTCCAAGAGCCGGTAAGTTACGACGTCCACGACACCGCCATCATCATCTACACCTCCGGCACCACCGGCAGTCCCAAGGGCGTGATGCTGACCCACGACAACCTGCACTCCAACATCGAGGCGGTGGTGGACGGGGCAAAGATCTATTCCGCCCGGGACAGGCTGCTGGCCATCCTGCCCTTCCACCACATCTTTCCCCTGATGGGGAACATCATGGCTCCCTTGTCCTGCGGCGGCACTTTGGTGATCCTGGAAAAGATATCATCCGAGGACATCCTGAACGCCTTCAAAGAATACAAGATCACCATCGTCATCGGAGTGCCCCGGCTTTACCGGTTGTTCCACAAGGGGCTGGTGGACAAGATCAACGCCAGCCCGGCCGCCAAAATACTGCTGAAGATCTCCCGCAGCCTGAAATCACTGGCCTTCAGCCGGCTGGTGTTCAAAAAAGCCCAGCAGGCCTTTGGCGGCAGCATCACCTACTTCGTCTCGGGCGGGGCCAAGCTGGACGAGCAGGTGGGGGGAGATCTTTACGCAATGGGCTTCGAGATACTGGAAGGTTTCGGCATGACAGAGGCCGCCCCCATGATCACCTTCACCCGGCCGGGGCAGGTGAAGATAGGTTCGCCGGGAACGCCAACCACCCAGACGGAGGTCAGGATCGAGGGCGGAGAGGTGCTGGCCCGGGGCCGCAATATCATGAAGGGCTATTACAACAAGCCGGAGGAGACTGCCGCCATCCTGAAAAACGGCTGGCTGCACACCGGGGACCAGGGCTACCTGGATGGCAAGGACCGGCTGTACATCACCGGACGCAAGAAGGAGATCATAGTCCTCTCCAACGGCAAGAACATCAATCCCGAGGAGATCGAGAACCGCATCCTGTCCATCTCCCCGCTGATCAAGGAGATCGGGGTCTACCCCAAGGACGAGAAACTGGGGGCGGTGATCCACCCCGACCTGCTGGCGGTCAAGAAGGAGCAGGTGGTCAACCTGCGCGAGACCATCAAATGGCTGGTGCTGGACAAATTCAACCTGACGGTCCCCAGTTACAAGAAGATCCACCATTTTACCCTGGTCACCAGCGAACTGCCCAAGACCCGGCTGGGCAAGCTCAAGAGATTCCTGCTGCCCCAGATGGACCAGAAAACGGCCGAGACCCACCAGGCCAAGCCCGACCCGGATACCGATGAATACCGGGCCTTGAAAAAGTATCTGGAGAAAGCCCTGGACCAGAAGGTCTGGCCCGAACAGCATCTGGAGTATGACCTGGGGCTGGATTCGCTGGGCAAGATAGAACTGGACCTGTTTTTGGAAAAAACATTTGGGCTTAAGCTGGAGGACGAGGAATCGGTGGCCCACCATACGGTGGAGGGGCTGAGCCGGGTGATCGCCGAAAAGAGATCCCAAGGCAGCGCCGAGGTCTCCGACTGGCACAGCACCTTGCAGGAGAAGGTGGATTTCGAACTGCCCTCCAGCATAGGCTTGATCAGGTTCCTGAAAATAGCTACCACGCCGCTGTTCTGCCTTTACTTCCGCCTCAGTGGCATCGGGCAGGACCGGCTGCCGCCGGCACCGTTCATTCTGGCGCCCAACCACCAGAGCTTTTTGGACGGGTTGTTCCTTTCCATATTCCTGCCCAACCAGGTGCTGGAGAACACATATTTCCTGACGGCCGGCAAGCATGTTCAGACCCCCTTTGCCAGGTTCTCCGCCCGCCACAGCAACATGCTGGTGATGGACATCAACCGCGACTTGAAGAAGACCCTGCAACAGGCCGCCGCCGCCATCCGGGCCGGCAAGAACCTGGCCATCTTCCCCGAGGGGGCCCGCAGCCGGGACGGGAACCTGCAGGAGTTCAAGAAGACCTTCGCCATCCTAAGCAAGGAACTGCAGGTGCCGGTGGTACCGGTGGCCGTCTCCGGGGCTTATGCTGCGTTTCCCATCGGCCGCAAGATTCCCAAGTCCGGAAAGATAACGCTGAAGTTCCTTCCGCCGATCTACCCCGGAGAGATGGACTACCAGCAGATCGCAGACAAGACCAGGGAGGTCATAGCCGGGAACCTTTGA
- a CDS encoding 4Fe-4S binding protein, translating to MRCCIIYFSQTGNTRQVAETIQEDLAAQAGSCALVRLEDADPLLVERYDLIGLGAPAFYFREPYNVQKFLEELPDHSGKPRPFFFFVTHGGTPGAISQRICALAARHGFVTLDFYQCLGYDTYPPFAARVPASGAGHPDQQDLEGAKIFAESVLNKARQFVQDPKTSNCSPSGSFLNRAVAGMFSHRALLRHMRTGLLPRKNLKKELCTKCGLCAENCPVNVISLDPYPAFREEDCIACYHCERICPEGAYSNNWAPFKLLTGEYLHQFLSKLFHRQKNPKP from the coding sequence ATGCGTTGCTGTATCATATATTTCTCCCAGACCGGGAACACCCGCCAGGTGGCTGAGACCATCCAGGAGGACCTGGCGGCCCAGGCCGGCTCCTGCGCATTGGTGCGGCTGGAGGACGCCGACCCTTTGCTGGTGGAGCGCTATGACCTGATAGGCCTAGGAGCCCCGGCCTTTTATTTCAGGGAGCCGTACAATGTCCAGAAGTTCCTGGAGGAACTGCCGGACCATTCGGGTAAACCCCGCCCCTTTTTCTTTTTCGTGACCCACGGCGGAACCCCGGGGGCAATATCCCAAAGGATCTGCGCCCTGGCGGCCCGGCATGGCTTTGTGACCCTTGACTTTTACCAGTGTTTGGGATATGATACATATCCGCCTTTTGCCGCCAGGGTCCCGGCCTCGGGGGCCGGGCACCCCGACCAGCAGGACCTGGAAGGGGCAAAGATATTTGCCGAGAGCGTCCTGAACAAGGCCCGGCAATTTGTCCAGGATCCAAAAACCAGCAACTGCTCCCCGTCCGGCAGTTTTTTGAACCGGGCCGTGGCCGGAATGTTCAGCCACCGCGCTTTATTGCGGCACATGAGAACGGGACTGCTGCCCCGGAAGAACCTGAAAAAAGAACTCTGCACCAAATGCGGCCTGTGCGCCGAAAATTGCCCGGTCAATGTCATCAGCCTGGATCCGTATCCGGCATTCAGGGAGGAGGACTGCATCGCCTGCTACCATTGCGAGCGCATCTGTCCCGAAGGGGCTTACAGCAACAACTGGGCCCCCTTCAAATTGCTGACCGGAGAGTACCTCCATCAATTTTTGTCAAAATTATTTCACCGGCAGAAAAACCCCAAACCTTAG
- a CDS encoding M42 family metallopeptidase: MSLKTKGPTTNNKTAEAPKPNPTLELVKRLTQVSGPSGYETRAAKAALAELKPFADQVKTDKMGSVAAFKKGSGPKASGKKILLAAHLDEIGLLVTRIEEGGFLRFTEIGGFDIRVLLSQEVVVHPVGRLGPGTDKVFPGIIGAKPPHFQTPEESHQVIALADLYIDLGMEEKEVRAKISVGDVVTMRMPFINLRNDRAAGKAMDDRACIAVMVKTLELLKKMRHSWDVYAVTTVQEEAGWGCLGALTSCYNANPDIGIAIDVTHADMPAASETETAPLGKGPTISMGPNLHPAVVDKLKEVAKTEEIPYQLDPVAGVTGTDAMDIQISREGIPTGLIGLPLRYMHTPVETLAALDVERSARLLARFIAELDDIKLEWKDED, translated from the coding sequence ATGTCTTTAAAAACAAAGGGTCCCACAACCAATAACAAAACAGCCGAAGCCCCCAAGCCAAATCCCACGCTGGAGCTGGTTAAAAGACTGACCCAGGTCTCGGGTCCCTCGGGCTACGAAACCCGGGCGGCCAAGGCAGCCCTGGCCGAACTGAAGCCTTTTGCCGACCAAGTGAAGACCGACAAGATGGGCAGCGTGGCCGCCTTCAAGAAGGGCTCGGGTCCAAAAGCTTCCGGCAAAAAGATACTTTTGGCCGCCCACCTGGACGAGATCGGTCTTTTGGTGACCAGGATCGAGGAGGGCGGTTTTCTGCGCTTTACCGAGATCGGCGGGTTTGACATCAGAGTCCTGTTAAGCCAGGAAGTGGTGGTCCACCCGGTGGGCCGGCTGGGGCCGGGCACCGACAAGGTCTTTCCCGGGATCATCGGGGCCAAGCCGCCGCACTTTCAGACTCCCGAGGAAAGCCATCAGGTGATAGCCCTGGCCGACCTGTATATCGACCTGGGGATGGAGGAAAAGGAGGTCCGGGCCAAGATCTCGGTGGGCGATGTGGTGACCATGCGGATGCCGTTCATCAACCTGAGGAACGACCGGGCCGCCGGCAAGGCCATGGACGACCGGGCCTGCATAGCGGTGATGGTGAAGACCCTGGAACTGCTTAAAAAAATGCGCCACAGCTGGGACGTTTACGCGGTGACCACGGTGCAGGAAGAGGCGGGCTGGGGCTGCCTGGGCGCCCTGACCTCCTGCTATAACGCCAATCCCGACATCGGCATCGCCATTGACGTGACCCACGCCGACATGCCGGCGGCCTCCGAGACAGAGACCGCCCCCCTGGGCAAGGGGCCAACCATTTCCATGGGGCCCAACCTGCACCCGGCGGTGGTGGACAAGCTGAAGGAAGTGGCCAAGACCGAAGAGATCCCCTATCAGCTGGATCCGGTGGCCGGGGTCACCGGCACCGATGCCATGGACATCCAGATCTCGCGTGAGGGGATACCCACCGGCCTGATCGGCCTGCCGCTGCGCTATATGCACACCCCGGTGGAGACCCTGGCGGCATTGGACGTGGAGCGCTCGGCCCGGCTGCTGGCCCGGTTTATTGCCGAGTTGGATGATATCAAGCTGGAGTGGAAGGACGAAGACTGA
- a CDS encoding adenosine-specific kinase: MNITQISITKPEEVNFILGQTHFIKTVEDLYEILVSAVPGIKFGLAFCEASGACLIRSEGTDEEMVKLAVDNAKTIGAGHSFIIFLKNAYPINVLNAVKNCPEVCRIFCATANPCQVIVAENEQGRGIMGVIDGSSPKGVEDEAGRTWRKELLRKIGYKR, encoded by the coding sequence ATGAATATAACACAAATTTCCATCACCAAGCCCGAGGAGGTTAACTTCATCCTGGGGCAGACCCACTTCATCAAGACGGTGGAAGACCTTTACGAGATACTGGTCTCGGCCGTGCCGGGCATTAAGTTCGGGCTGGCCTTCTGCGAGGCCTCCGGAGCCTGCCTGATCAGGTCCGAGGGCACAGACGAAGAGATGGTAAAACTGGCGGTCGACAACGCCAAGACCATCGGGGCCGGACACAGCTTCATCATCTTCCTGAAGAACGCCTACCCCATCAACGTCCTCAACGCGGTCAAAAACTGCCCCGAGGTCTGCCGCATCTTCTGCGCCACCGCCAACCCCTGCCAGGTGATAGTTGCCGAAAACGAGCAGGGCCGGGGCATCATGGGCGTGATAGACGGCTCCTCCCCAAAGGGGGTGGAGGACGAAGCGGGCAGGACCTGGCGGAAGGAACTATTGCGAAAAATAGGATACAAGAGATAA
- a CDS encoding M42 family metallopeptidase — protein sequence MKDLIKRLTETYGPSGNEELIREQIKKEIKGLANEVKTDVLGNLIAVKKGKGRKVMVAAHMDEIGFIVTHIDKQGFLRVSNIGGIYLHNVLAQRVIFANGTVGTINEERAETPSDAKRMDKLYIDIGASTKREAEAKVAVGDVAGFHRCCTFLGNRAIAKSMDDRIGCAIMIEAMKKLKNSPNEVYFVFTTQEEVGLRGATTAAFGVSPDLGIAVDITGAFDTPDEKPKLPSVLGGGAAIKVKDAGLLAHPAVKKLMIETAKANKIPYQLDILEGGTTDGAAIYKTKSGIPTGVISVPTRYAHSASEMVDMLDVKASVDLLVKLLMLDLKQKGF from the coding sequence ATGAAAGACCTGATCAAGCGGCTGACCGAGACCTACGGCCCTTCGGGCAACGAGGAGCTCATTAGGGAACAGATCAAAAAGGAGATCAAGGGCCTGGCCAACGAGGTGAAGACCGACGTGCTGGGCAACCTGATCGCCGTGAAAAAGGGCAAGGGCCGCAAAGTAATGGTGGCCGCCCACATGGATGAGATCGGCTTCATCGTCACCCACATCGACAAACAGGGCTTTTTGCGGGTCTCCAACATTGGCGGCATCTACCTGCACAACGTGCTGGCCCAGCGGGTGATCTTCGCCAACGGCACGGTGGGCACCATCAACGAGGAGCGGGCCGAGACCCCCAGCGACGCCAAGCGGATGGACAAGCTTTACATCGACATCGGCGCCTCCACCAAGCGCGAGGCCGAGGCCAAGGTGGCGGTGGGCGACGTGGCCGGATTCCACCGCTGCTGCACCTTTTTGGGCAACCGGGCCATCGCCAAGTCCATGGACGACCGGATCGGCTGCGCCATCATGATCGAAGCCATGAAGAAACTGAAGAACTCCCCCAACGAGGTCTACTTCGTCTTTACCACCCAGGAGGAGGTGGGCCTGCGCGGGGCCACCACCGCCGCCTTCGGGGTCTCCCCGGACCTGGGGATAGCCGTGGACATCACCGGAGCCTTTGACACCCCGGACGAAAAGCCCAAACTGCCCTCCGTCCTGGGCGGCGGCGCGGCCATCAAGGTCAAGGACGCCGGACTGCTGGCCCACCCGGCGGTGAAAAAACTGATGATCGAGACCGCCAAGGCCAACAAGATCCCCTACCAGCTGGACATCCTGGAGGGCGGGACCACCGACGGCGCCGCCATCTACAAGACCAAGTCCGGGATCCCCACCGGCGTGATCTCGGTTCCCACCCGCTATGCCCACTCGGCCTCGGAGATGGTGGACATGTTGGACGTCAAAGCTTCGGTGGACCTGCTGGTGAAACTGCTGATGCTGGATCTAAAACAAAAAGGCTTTTAG
- a CDS encoding polyphosphate kinase 2 family protein, whose amino-acid sequence MDPKKLSSKLLIKPGKKVNLEKIKPGDTLGFKDKEQAVKLLEKNQKRMAELQYLLYAQNKYGLLIVLQGMDACGKDGTVRQVMRGVNPQGCKIVSYKAPNSVELDHDYLWRIHHNVPPKGDIGIFNRSHYEDVLIVRVHNLVPKEVWSERYGQINDFEKMLAGNNYVVLKFFLHISKQEQKERLEARLQDPTKNWKMNPEDLKERAKWNDYQKAYEAALSNCSTKQAPWFVIPADKKWFRNLAISQIIVESLEGLNMKFPKPDFDPKKIVVK is encoded by the coding sequence ATGGACCCGAAAAAACTTTCGTCCAAACTTTTGATCAAGCCCGGTAAAAAAGTGAACCTGGAAAAGATCAAGCCCGGCGATACTTTGGGGTTCAAGGACAAGGAACAGGCCGTAAAGCTATTGGAGAAGAACCAGAAACGGATGGCCGAGCTTCAATATCTGTTGTACGCCCAGAACAAATACGGCCTGCTGATAGTGCTGCAGGGTATGGACGCCTGCGGCAAGGACGGCACCGTGCGCCAGGTGATGCGGGGGGTGAACCCCCAGGGCTGCAAGATAGTCTCCTACAAGGCCCCCAACTCGGTGGAGCTGGACCACGACTACCTGTGGCGCATCCACCACAACGTGCCGCCCAAGGGGGACATCGGCATCTTCAACCGCTCGCACTACGAGGACGTGCTGATAGTGAGGGTCCACAATCTGGTTCCCAAGGAGGTCTGGTCGGAACGCTACGGCCAGATCAACGATTTTGAAAAAATGCTGGCCGGCAACAATTATGTGGTGCTGAAATTCTTTTTGCACATCAGCAAGCAGGAGCAGAAGGAGCGGCTGGAGGCCAGGCTGCAGGATCCCACCAAGAACTGGAAGATGAACCCCGAGGACCTTAAGGAACGGGCCAAGTGGAACGATTACCAGAAGGCTTACGAGGCGGCCCTCTCCAACTGCAGCACCAAGCAGGCCCCCTGGTTCGTGATCCCGGCCGACAAAAAATGGTTCCGCAACCTGGCCATCTCCCAGATCATCGTGGAATCGCTGGAAGGGCTGAACATGAAGTTCCCCAAGCCGGACTTTGATCCCAAGAAGATAGTGGTAAAATAG
- a CDS encoding nucleotidyl transferase AbiEii/AbiGii toxin family protein has product MTDTVENIKRIAVSSIFSDDTLRDIFVLKGGNALNLVYKVTSRSSLDIDLSISTSLDSYSLQKIKVLIKRALKEGYSVEGFTLFDYSFRERPQKIMPGIPPFWGGYRIEYKVIQNEKYSKQDINTTRKHALSLTTKHNKIFSIDISKYEYCETKIKRDLQGYVIFTYSPEMILFEKLRAICQQTDEYNKIFGKSHKEQRARDFFDIFSILENINISWNPLTHTKLIRNIFKAKKVPLTLLSKIHKYREMHRIGYDSLKDTVYHKEEVKDFNFYFDYVLSFIVKLKTFRII; this is encoded by the coding sequence ATGACAGATACTGTCGAAAATATTAAAAGGATAGCAGTATCTTCAATTTTTTCTGACGATACCCTAAGAGACATATTTGTTCTAAAGGGTGGCAATGCTTTAAACCTAGTATATAAAGTTACATCAAGGTCTTCTTTAGATATTGATTTATCGATCTCCACATCATTAGACAGTTATAGTCTCCAAAAGATAAAGGTGTTAATAAAAAGAGCCCTCAAAGAGGGCTATAGTGTTGAAGGCTTCACATTATTTGATTATTCATTCAGGGAGCGTCCACAGAAAATTATGCCAGGAATACCGCCTTTCTGGGGTGGATATCGTATAGAATATAAGGTAATTCAAAATGAAAAATACAGCAAACAAGATATTAATACAACAAGAAAGCATGCACTAAGTTTAACAACAAAGCACAACAAGATATTTTCAATAGATATAAGCAAGTATGAGTATTGTGAAACAAAGATAAAGCGAGATCTGCAAGGGTACGTTATTTTTACATATAGTCCCGAGATGATCCTGTTCGAGAAACTGAGAGCAATTTGTCAACAAACGGATGAATACAACAAGATTTTTGGGAAAAGTCACAAAGAACAGCGGGCGCGGGATTTCTTTGACATCTTTTCCATATTGGAAAACATTAATATTTCATGGAACCCGCTAACGCATACAAAGTTAATTAGGAATATATTTAAGGCCAAGAAAGTACCACTTACGCTACTATCAAAAATACATAAATACCGTGAAATGCATCGAATAGGCTATGATTCTTTAAAGGACACGGTATATCACAAAGAAGAAGTAAAGGATTTTAATTTTTACTTTGACTATGTTTTAAGCTTTATTGTTAAGTTAAAAACCTTTAGGATAATATAA
- a CDS encoding M42 family metallopeptidase, whose product MIDLKLIEQLTNAWGVSGNENQVRQIIRKQIEKNVDDIRVDAMGNLIALKKAKSSKGKALKVMIAGHMDEVGLMVTSIDKSGYLKFDKVGGIDDRVLLAKRVLIGRDRIPGVIGVRPIHLLYRKGEHKKVSSHEEMFIDIGASSQEEAQRSVNPGDYVMFDTPCEDWGSLIKAKAFDDRIGCYMMIELLKNRYSFDLYAAFTTQEEVGLRGGRVAAYRHLPDMAFILEGTPAGDFPQPNEKDISRVPALGKGPVITVMDRTVFCDKGLIKLLTDTAKANRIPVQIKRPGTGGTDAGRIHMTKEGVRTVVLAIPSRYIHSPVCLISKRDVTAGMKLMEETFKKLR is encoded by the coding sequence ATGATAGACCTTAAACTGATAGAACAACTGACCAACGCCTGGGGCGTCAGCGGCAACGAGAACCAGGTGCGCCAGATCATCCGGAAGCAGATCGAGAAGAACGTGGACGACATCCGGGTGGATGCCATGGGCAACCTGATCGCCTTAAAAAAAGCCAAGAGCTCCAAGGGCAAAGCCTTGAAGGTGATGATCGCCGGCCACATGGACGAAGTGGGGCTGATGGTGACCTCCATCGACAAATCCGGCTACCTGAAGTTCGACAAGGTGGGCGGGATAGACGACCGGGTGCTGCTGGCCAAGCGGGTGCTGATCGGCAGGGACCGGATCCCGGGAGTGATCGGGGTGCGGCCCATCCACCTGCTGTACCGCAAGGGCGAGCACAAAAAGGTCTCCAGCCACGAGGAAATGTTCATTGACATCGGGGCTTCCAGCCAGGAAGAGGCCCAGCGCAGCGTCAACCCGGGCGACTACGTGATGTTCGACACCCCCTGCGAGGACTGGGGCAGCCTGATCAAGGCCAAGGCCTTTGACGACAGGATCGGCTGCTACATGATGATAGAACTGCTGAAGAATCGTTACAGCTTTGACCTTTACGCCGCCTTTACCACCCAGGAAGAGGTGGGACTGCGGGGCGGCCGGGTGGCGGCCTACCGCCACCTGCCGGACATGGCCTTCATCCTGGAAGGGACCCCGGCCGGTGATTTCCCGCAGCCCAATGAGAAGGACATCAGCCGGGTCCCGGCTTTGGGCAAGGGCCCGGTGATCACGGTGATGGACCGGACCGTATTCTGCGACAAGGGGCTGATCAAGCTTTTGACCGACACCGCCAAGGCCAATAGGATCCCGGTCCAGATCAAGCGGCCCGGCACCGGCGGCACCGACGCCGGACGGATCCACATGACCAAGGAGGGCGTCAGGACGGTGGTGCTGGCCATACCCTCGCGCTACATTCATTCGCCGGTCTGTCTGATCAGCAAGCGGGACGTGACCGCCGGGATGAAGCTGATGGAAGAGACATTCAAGAAGCTGCGGTAG